In one Gammaproteobacteria bacterium genomic region, the following are encoded:
- a CDS encoding hypothetical protein (Evidence 5 : Unknown function), producing MIDQQGKYTEEDLQSLRSLLGELSELFNQRAAAGQPITLANLTDKTNGDLSASVDRLLALLGLPRLCGTDTLWKLLYLLDHQIPNGRTLIPSTLREWLLGPLWEELEAQERSVVNGLNSLLVVVRQACIAQRQCTESEPTETFTTLATQGNRARDQICAFVRRYPSLLTFGVQTRLMDSDDAEIARAFVESFQGTPDFVTQQAIIATQSRLRTRGILDPLQALTQAGMQAAKILSEGMSTVMETVNNDIRGNLNASVQQGQRIETQVAALQGELNTGRAAIGRLRSVAEQELERHRPNLYLTLMRGGPLAPYMGGEIVTTETRLDGEISIFVKQLEVRREQAQVARTMVLQNIHEVFDQLRESKEAELRRIESDLQRNRMGWEKDPHREEHYAAEIKRVEGELHTQRTIFAQQTTLRNNVEARLEKLTAVQLALLERLISQMRALHERVRTHTREVFRHVVAILLPSEKQIAVVDFGDRSLIIALINNLKGNLSYDTQVRIAASGDPELHAALINTLGDSLVTAARRHISPELLVSSFNEEALVAGLRL from the coding sequence ATGATCGACCAGCAAGGGAAATACACAGAGGAAGACCTCCAAAGCCTCCGATCCCTCCTTGGGGAACTCTCCGAATTGTTTAATCAGCGTGCAGCAGCCGGACAGCCCATCACCCTGGCAAACCTTACGGATAAAACTAACGGAGATCTTTCGGCATCCGTTGATCGCCTCCTGGCGCTATTAGGCCTACCTCGCCTATGCGGGACTGATACTTTATGGAAACTGCTCTATCTGCTGGACCACCAGATCCCGAATGGACGTACCCTAATCCCTAGCACACTACGTGAATGGTTGCTCGGTCCTTTGTGGGAGGAATTGGAGGCCCAGGAACGGTCAGTTGTTAATGGTCTAAACAGCCTATTGGTAGTAGTACGCCAGGCGTGCATCGCCCAACGTCAATGCACAGAATCAGAACCGACCGAGACATTTACCACGCTCGCCACGCAAGGGAATCGTGCTCGTGACCAGATCTGTGCCTTTGTCCGGCGTTATCCAAGCCTGCTTACCTTCGGTGTTCAAACTCGACTCATGGATTCCGATGACGCCGAAATTGCTCGTGCCTTCGTCGAATCATTTCAGGGCACCCCGGATTTCGTTACCCAGCAGGCCATTATTGCTACCCAAAGTCGACTGCGCACCCGTGGCATCCTCGACCCCTTACAAGCACTGACTCAAGCCGGGATGCAAGCGGCGAAGATCCTCAGCGAAGGGATGAGCACCGTTATGGAAACGGTCAATAACGACATTCGCGGTAATCTCAACGCCAGCGTTCAACAAGGGCAGCGTATTGAGACCCAGGTTGCCGCCCTACAAGGCGAACTTAATACCGGTCGTGCCGCTATTGGCCGACTGCGCAGTGTTGCCGAACAAGAATTAGAGCGTCATCGCCCCAATCTTTACCTGACCCTCATGCGTGGGGGACCGCTCGCCCCTTATATGGGCGGGGAGATCGTCACCACCGAAACTCGCCTGGATGGTGAGATCTCCATTTTTGTGAAACAACTAGAGGTACGTCGCGAACAGGCCCAGGTAGCGCGCACCATGGTCCTTCAAAATATTCACGAGGTCTTTGACCAGCTACGCGAGAGTAAAGAGGCGGAACTGCGTCGTATCGAATCCGATCTACAGCGCAATCGTATGGGTTGGGAAAAAGATCCCCATCGCGAAGAACACTATGCCGCAGAGATCAAACGCGTCGAGGGAGAACTACACACGCAGCGTACCATCTTCGCCCAGCAAACCACTCTGAGAAATAACGTTGAGGCACGTCTGGAAAAACTCACCGCAGTCCAACTTGCCTTGCTGGAGCGCCTTATTAGTCAGATGCGCGCCCTTCATGAGCGGGTACGGACTCACACCCGCGAAGTTTTCCGACACGTCGTCGCTATCCTGCTCCCCTCAGAGAAGCAAATTGCAGTCGTAGATTTTGGCGATCGCTCGTTAATCATCGCTCTCATCAATAATCTCAAGGGCAACTTATCTTACGATACCCAGGTTCGTATCGCCGCCAGCGGTGACCCAGAACTACACGCCGCCCTCATAAATACGCTTGGTGATTCGCTAGTCACCGCCGCTCGTCGTCATATCAGCCCAGAATTACTGGTTTCTTCTTTTAATGAAGAGGCCTTGGTCGCTGGATTGCGCCTGTAA